Within Meles meles chromosome 19, mMelMel3.1 paternal haplotype, whole genome shotgun sequence, the genomic segment gcaagggaagcaagggcaaaaatgaactattgggatttcatcaagatcaaaagcttttgcacagcaaaggaaacagttaacaaaaccaaaagacaactgacagaatgggagaagatatttgcaaacgacatatcagataaagggctagtatccaaaatctataaggaacttagcaaactcaacacccaaagaacaaacaatccaatcaagaaatgggcagaggacatgaacagacatttctgcaaagaagacatccagatggccaacagacacatgaaaaagtgctccacatcacttggcatcagggaaatacaaatcaaaaccacaatgagatatcacctcacaccagtcagaatggctaaaattaacaagtcaggaaatgacagatgctggcgaggatgcggagaaaggggaaccctcctccgctgttgatgggaatgcaagctgctggtgcaaccactctggaaaacagcatggaggttcctcaagatgttgaaaatagaactaccctatgacccagcaattgcactactgggtatttaccctaaagatacaaacatagtgatccgaaggggcacgtgtacccgaatgtttatagcagcaatgtctacaatagccaaactatggaaagaaccttgatgtccatcaacagatgaatggatcaagaagatgtgatatatatacacaatggaatactatgcagccatcaaaagaaatgaaatcttgccatttgcgacgacgtggatggaactagagcgtatcatgcttagtgaaataagtcaatcggagaaagacaactatcatatgatctccctgatatgaggacatggagaagcaacatggggggttagggggataggagaagaataaatgaaacaagatgggattgggaggtagacaaaccataaatgactcttaatctcacaaaacaaactgggggttgctggggggaggtgggattgggagagggggagggggctatggacattggggagggtatgtgctatcgtgagtgctgtgaagtgtgtaaacctggcgattcacagacctgtacccctagggataaaaatgcattatatgtttattaaaaaaaaaattggaaggggaggcgaaccataagagactatggactctgaaaaacaacctgagggttttgaagggtcaggggtgggaggttgggggaacaggtggtgggtaatagggagggcacgttttgcatggagcactgggtgttgtgcaaaaacaatgaatactgttatgctgaaaaaataaataaaatggaaaaaaaaattttatgtggagaacagtgtggagattccttaagaaattaaaaatacagctgccctgtgaccctgcaattgcactagtgggtatttacccccaaagaacagatgtagtgaaaagaagggccatctgtaccccaatgtttatagcagcaatggccacagtcaccaaactgtggaaagaaccaagatacccttcaacggacgaatggataaggaagatgtggtacatatacacaatggagtattatgcctccatcagaaaggatgaatacccaacttttgtatcaacatggacgggactggaagagattatgctgagtgaaataagtcaagcagagagagtcaagtatcatatggtctcacttatttgtggagcataagaaataacatggaggacatggggagatggagaggagagggagttgagggaaattgggagaggagatgaaccatgagagactatggactctgaaaaacaatctgaggattttgaaggggcgggggtgggaggccgggggagcctggtggtgggttttatggagggcatgtattgcgtggacactgggtgtggtgcataaagaatgaattctgttacactgaaaagaaattaaatataaaaattttgtaaaaagaaGGTGAATTTCCCATAGCATTGTATTAATGgatatttaaatttatgtaacattgagagagatatatatagatagacaCAGACAGATGAATCTCTGAGTTtggatttctgggtcataggatgAATTTCAGgtaaaaccatatgatccagaattTACATGCATTGTTCTTTGCTAATAAAGTGATATTCTATGATTCTAAATGACTGCATAATCCttcaaaggagaaattaaataatctttaataagTATGGGTTCAGTACCAGAAATGTCAGCTTAGAAAATCATTTTGATTCatatattataattctttttataataCTATCTACTAGATATGTTGTATGTTACATATGGAGATTTTGAagcttagattaaaaaaaaaaactgctatcCTTTCATCATTCTGGGTGTGACAAATGGTGTCTGAGATGCGTTTCAAGTCTGACCACAGTAAATGATGTGACACGACAGGTCCAGTCTAACAATTTCCAGGAAGCCCGACTTTACCCTCAGCTGAGCCCTCACACCCACCTAGATACAGAGTAAGAAGAGCGTCTGTGCGTCTCCTTTCCTCGCTGCGGTCAGCTTATGAACACGAACTGGGCCCCATTTCACAACATCCTGTGTACTTGTCAACTCTGTTGGGTCACCGTGCAGCAGGAGCAGCACCATGTCCCCTGCAGTCATCAGCCTCGCATGTCTTGGTGAGTCCCAGAAGGGGTCGAAGAGAGGGAACGCATGGTGGAAATATTGGCCTGGGAGGCTGGGTCTCCCCATAGCAGAACATTCCCATGGGGACAAAGCAGACCTGATAGTGAAGCTCAAGccaggtggggggagtgggaggccgGGTCTTCTATGGAGATGGACAATCCATCGTGAGTCTTTCTTTCCAGGGTTCTTTTTCAGCCAGAGGCTCTGGGCACAAGTGGGTGAGTCCTTTTCCCAAAACTTGGGCTGCCATCCACTCAGAATAAGAGAATTCCTGCAATAGGAAAGCAGACGGTACAGGAGGTTGGGTGATGGTTTGACTGTGGGAGGATTTGTGGGTGAATCTCTTGTGAACTAGAAGGTAGGGGACCCAGGGAAACCCTAGTCCCAGTTTTGGTCCAGAGACCCTCACTACACCCCCTTGGCTGAGCCAGGCTCTAAAGCCATCTGGAGGATACTGCTTCTCAGACCTGGGGGGTCTAGGAGAAACTGTTGCTGTCTCTAGATCAGAGTTGGCAAGCAGTGCCAGGAACAACAGACTGTCTGAGGTTGGGACAACTACTCGAGCTCCCCAACACACCCACGAGTGTAGGAGCCCCAGGCAGCTGCCACTGATGTTCTCAGCAGAGGGGAGAGATCCCCATGCCAGGACCCCTGGAATTCCAGCACATTCCGACAAGGCTCTGTCATGTAATCTGCTTCATGGGTTTGCTGATGTTGGCATACACTTAGGTCATTACTCTTCTGTTCAGCatctcctttgtcttcttttaCATAACTGACTTACATTACTAACACCTAGGAAGAGCCCACAGTTCAGCACTCACCCAGACTCTCAGCTGACATGTGTGTTGTAGGAGAGGCCTACATGTCTGTGTGGCATGAGGAGTCTTTGTGTGGTGTCGGCATGGTGGGTTTGGAAAGGAGCCATGGAGACTTGGAAAGAAGGGAGGCCTCTGAGTCAAGGGAGGGGAAACAAATGCtgtgcctcctcctcccccaggtgGTCAGAACAagcccttcctctctgcctggccAAGCCCCATGGTTCCTCAAggacagcatgtgactcttcattgTCGCTCCCATCACAAGTTTGAAATATTCAGACTGTACAAGGACAATAACATCTTCATCTCCAAGCTACACAGCACAATATCACAAAATGGTGTCTTCATTGGCCCTGTAACCCCAGAACATGCAGGGACTTACAGATGTCGTGGATCCTACCGTGCTTCCCCCTCTGTGTGGTCAGCACCCAGTGACCCCCTGGTGATTGTGGTCACAGGTCAGAGAACACTGTCCCAATCTTTCTAATGTCAGATTTCCTGATGGGAGTGTTAGTCAAGTCCAATTAGAACAACGGGAATGGCTCCAAGTATTGTAGATGAAAGGGCATTTCATGAAGGtgggcagaataatggccccccAATGATGTCTATATCATAACACTCCACGTCTATGAATAGTCCAAGGGCAATTAAGGTTGAGTATGGAATTAAGGTTATTAAGCAGTGGCCCTGacatggggagattatcctggattatccaggtgaaCTTAGTGTAATAACAAAGTAGAAGGACTCAGGAGAATGAGCTTCAGAGTCATGCTGCCTGAGAGAGTCCACCAGCCACTGCTAGCCCTGATGATGGAGGAAGGAGTCACAAGACAGGGAATACAGGCTGCCCCCAGGAGCCAGAAAAGGCTCAAGTTCGAATTCTGCCCttcagcctccagaaggaacccagTCCTGTCAACCCCTTCCTTGATCCTAGCCCATAAGACCCATGTTGGCAGAGAGGGACCGGGACATGCAGACAGAAAAGgacacagaggagaaggagacagaCTGACACAGGGCACCCTCAGTCATTTCAGATCCCAGGGAATGGGGTGAGGCAGGGTGGCTCCTTCTCAATTTATAACATCTATGTTCTTAGGAGTCTACAGGAAACCTTCCTTGTTAGCCCAGGCGGGTCCCCCGGTGAAATCAAGAGGGAACGTGACCTTGGTCTGTTGCTCAGAGATCCTGTTTGAAAGCTTCATTCTTCACAGAGAGGGGGTATCCAAGGACCCCTTGTACCGTGCTGGTCGGCATCATCATGGGGGCTCCTGTGCTAACTTTTCCGTGGGTCCTGTGACAGCCGCCCATGCAGGGACCTACAGGTGCTTTGGTTCTCTCTATCGCTCCTCCCATGTGTGGTCTGCCCCCAGTGATCCCTTGGACATCGTGATGACAGGTGAGACTGTCCAGACCTGTCCCCATCCTCTTGGAGACAGAGATAAGACCTGGAAGCCCCATGTGGTGAAGAAAGAGATGAATGTGGGTTTTTATGAAGAGAGGCAGCCTTGGCAAGAGCTACACCAAGAGAGACAATGACAGAAGAGAAACAGTAGAAATTGCTTGTtagagggggcagaggcagagagtcAGTAATGGAGACAAAGagcaaagggacagagagagtcgGGTACACCCCCATCAGAGACAGGGTGCCCTTCCACCCTGAGTTTGTTCAGAGACCTGGGACAGATTAGAATGTGGTTTCCAGTTAAAGTCCATGCCCTTTTCTCTACCAGGTGAACCCAAAGACACACCATGTATGTGACCAAGTTTCAGGGCCAGGCTGGCCTGTCTCAGGCTGGTGACCGAGGGGCCCTGGGTCCTCACCGCATGTGGCACCCACAGATGCCGCATGCACTCTCACACGCCTTCATCCCATGTCGTTGAGCCACAATAGGCCCCAGGAAACCATGCTCCCAGGTGGAGCAGCCAGAACCAGCCCCTGTGTGTGGTGTGTTTTACGGGTTCCCAAAGCTGATTCTCAGGCCTATGTTGAAGGTCACCCAGGATGTTACAGGATTATTGAGGTCAAAGCCTACAGAGATGCAATCAGAGAGAAAGTAGAGTCGATGTGTGTCAATGTACGTAGAAAGTCTGTGTAAATAGACCAGaaatgcatgtgtgcatgtgaacacacacacagaatggagggacgacagagaaagacagacggatagacagacagacactgCCTTGGAGgcacaaaacacaaaagaaagaaaaaggaaatagaaagatggagaatgcaaataaaaacccTAAAGGACTGAGACCAGAGAGTGGGGCACACaccctgtgtgtctgtctgtcctgtaGTCACAGTGGACCCTCCGTCTGCACAGCTGGAACCAGAGAGAGGAAACACCATGACCCCCACCCTCACAGCCCTGCTCTGTCTTGATGAGATCTGAGAAGGGGAGGGGACATCCTAGTCTGGAGGGTCCCACCCCACAGCCAGTCCCTGGTCTGTAGGAGATCCCAGGCGCAGGAGGCTCAAGGGGAGAAGGGGATCTGCCAAGATTTGGGGCAAACCTCTCACAGGGACTCTCTTCCAGGGCTGAGTGTGGATCCCAGGACCAAAGCACAGGCAGGTGAGTCTTTCCCCAGGGGTCCCAGTCCCAACTCCTCACTGGGGACAGGGGTCACCCACCAGGCAGCAGGGGATAGAGAACAGCAGCTCTGGGCTGACTGAGGGGAGTGTCTGGGGGTTTGGAGCTGAGCTAggacttggggggtggggaagttcTGTGTCCCAGCCTCTGTTTCCTTCCAGGGACCCTCCCCAAACCCACCATCTGGGCTGACCCAGGCTCTGTGAGGCCTTGTGGGACTGGTGTGACCATCTggtgtcaggggtgcctggaggcCCAGGAGTACCACCTGCATAAAGAGGGAAAGTTAGAGACCATGGACAGACAGAAGCCACTAGAGCCCAGGGACAAGGCCAAATTCTCCATCACACACATGACAGATGTACATGCAGGAAGATACCGCTGTGACTATCTCAGTCCCACTGGCTGGTCAGAGCTCAGTGACCCCCTGGAGCTGGTGGTG encodes:
- the LOC123930861 gene encoding killer cell immunoglobulin-like receptor 3DL3 isoform X2 produces the protein MSPAVISLACLGGQNKPFLSAWPSPMVPQGQHVTLHCRSHHKFEIFRLYKDNNIFISKLHSTISQNGVFIGPVTPEHAGTYRCRGSYRASPSVWSAPSDPLVIVVTGVYRKPSLLAQAGPPVKSRGNVTLVCCSEILFESFILHREGVSKDPLYRAGRHHHGGSCANFSVGPVTAAHAGTYRCFGSLYRSSHVWSAPSDPLDIVMTGLSVDPRTKAQAGLQEKPSLWAQPGTMVRTGENVTLSCCSERSFDVYHLSRDEQPHECWLAKGQKHGSATQADFPLGPAHPALGGTYRCHGSFNTSPYEWSGPSDPLYLSVTGNPRHQQVLAVPLVVIVFLAILLFFLTRQWCPPKEDAPIMNREPEVDRMLSREDPQAEGPQEVTYTQLDHCIFMQKNTTPTSQRPGEPLHYDSVYMELSTG
- the LOC123930861 gene encoding putative killer cell immunoglobulin-like receptor like protein KIR3DP1 isoform X1, yielding MSPAVISLACLGFFFSQRLWAQVGGQNKPFLSAWPSPMVPQGQHVTLHCRSHHKFEIFRLYKDNNIFISKLHSTISQNGVFIGPVTPEHAGTYRCRGSYRASPSVWSAPSDPLVIVVTGVYRKPSLLAQAGPPVKSRGNVTLVCCSEILFESFILHREGVSKDPLYRAGRHHHGGSCANFSVGPVTAAHAGTYRCFGSLYRSSHVWSAPSDPLDIVMTGLSVDPRTKAQAGLQEKPSLWAQPGTMVRTGENVTLSCCSERSFDVYHLSRDEQPHECWLAKGQKHGSATQADFPLGPAHPALGGTYRCHGSFNTSPYEWSGPSDPLYLSVTGNPRHQQVLAVPLVVIVFLAILLFFLTRQWCPPKEDAPIMNREPEVDRMLSREDPQAEGPQEVTYTQLDHCIFMQKNTTPTSQRPGEPLHYDSVYMELSTG